In Eleutherodactylus coqui strain aEleCoq1 chromosome 11, aEleCoq1.hap1, whole genome shotgun sequence, a single window of DNA contains:
- the LOC136582828 gene encoding vacuolar protein sorting-associated protein 4A-like yields MEKPNVRWNDVAGLEGAKEALKEAVILPIKFPHLYTGKRTSWRGILLFGHPGTGKSYLAKAVATEANNSTFFFVSSLDLMFKRLGESEKLVKNLFELARQHKPSIIFIDEVDSLCGSRNESQAAQRIKTELLVQMQGVGNNNDGILVLGATNIPWVLDSAIRRRFEKRIYIPLPEEAARAQMFRLHLGNTAHSLSDANICKLANKTDGYSGADISIIVRDAVMQPVRKVLSATHFKKVRGPSRTNAGVTVDDLLTPCSAGDPGAIEMIWIDVASDKLLEPVVCMSDMLRSLATIRPTVNSEDLLKVKKFTEDFGQEG; encoded by the exons ATGGAAAAGCCAAATGTGCGGTGGAATGATGTGGCCGGCCTGGAAGGAGCGAAGGAAGCTTTGAAAGAAGCCGTCATTTTACCTATTAAGTTTCCCCATCTCTATACAG GAAAACGTACCTCCTGGCGCGGCATCTTGCTCTTTGGACATCCAGGAACAGGAAAATCATACTTGGCCAAAGCTGTAGCTACTGAAGCCAATAACTCCACGTTCTTCTTTGTGTCATCCTTGGACCTGATGTTCAAGCGGTTGGGAGAGAGTGAGAA GCTGGTGAAAAATCTCTTTGAGTTGGCGAGGCAGCACAAGCCTTCTATTATATTCATTGATGAGGTTGACTCACTTTGCGGCTCTCGGAATGAAAGTCAAGCTGCTCAGAGAATCAAGACAGAATTGCTGGTGCAGATGCAAG GTGTTGGGAATAACAATGATGGTATCCTGGTTTTGGGAGCAACCAACATACCCTGGGTGCTGGACTCTGCCATCCGGAGGAG GTTTGAGAAGCGGATCTACATCCCTCTCCCCGAGGAGGCGGCTCGAGCTCAGATGTTCCGGCTGCACTTAGGTAATACGGCTCACAGTCTAAGTGACGCAAACATCTGCAAGCTGGCCAACAAAACCGACGGATACTCAGGAGCTGATATTAGTATTATTGTCAGAGATGCTGTAATGCAGCCCGTACGCAAGGTGTTATCAGCCACACACTTCAAGAAG GTACGAGGTCCGTCTCGCACCAATGCTGGAGTCACAGTTGATGACCTCCTAACACCCTGTTCTGCGGGGGACCCTGGGGCTATTGAGATGATTTGGATAGACGTGGCCAGTGATAAACTGCTGGAGCCTGTAGTATGCATG TCTGATATGCTGAGATCTCTGGCTACCATCCGGCCTACCGTGAACTCGGAGGACCTGCTGAAAGTGAAGAAATTTACAGAAGACTTTGGGCAGGAGGGATGA